The window TCAGGATGGTCTGGAAGCCATAAATATAGGGGGCAGCAACCAGAGAGAAGCAGGTACGTCTGGACATTTTACTCCCATATAACAAGGGTTTATAGATGGCCACATAGTGGTCATAAGCCATTACTGTAAGCATATAATAGTCAGTGGTCACCAGAGCAATGAAAAAGTGGAATTGTATAAAACAACCAATGAAGAAAATGGTTTTTCTCTTGGATAAGAAATTTACTAGCATCTGAGGAGTGACAGTGGTGGAATAACAGACATCTACAAAGGAGAGGTGactgaggaagaaatacattgGAGTGTCAAGTTTTGTGTCACTTCTGATTAACAAAATCATGGTCATATTGCCAGTTACTGTGGTAAGATGGATGAGTAGGAATACTGCAAAAAGAACAGGTTGCAACTCAGCGTCATCTGTCAGTCCCAGGAGAATAAACTCAGTAACAGGTGTGTAGTTTTTCTTTAACATTGTATTTGTTTGGCTTCTAATGAGgtctaaagaaaaggaaatgaaattaattGGTACTTTGTAATTTATCCATTACCCCCATCATGTCATCTGATACTTCTGTTGTCTTCAGTCAAACATGTAATTATATGTAATGAAAAGAATTATCTTATTAAgcatgtcatttttattttaaacatctaAATTGATACAAAGCTCCTTATGCATAAATgcagtctttcttttttaactggcACCATTTCTGGAACTCTTTATATTTGCCCATTTACAATTTCCTTGAACATGGGGATGAAAAcattactcttttttaaaattgcagtCATTTGTTTTTGGCATAACTTTTGATGGGATATCTAATGTATTAGACTTAAAACTCACCTATGCCATGAGCAGCTGAATAGACTTGGGCATAACTGAAACTGATATACGGTGCACATCCTTGTAGAACTGGGATCTCCTTTCCTGCTCCTCTGAACATCTTCAAGCTCTTCCCTCACCCTACAATGTTGTCCATTTCCCCACTCTAGTCTATGTCCGTTGACCTCTAATCACCAAATCTTACCTAACTTTCAAGACACAGCTCAGGATCTCCTCATCTTTATATGATTTTCTGTGTGTTCTTGAGGGACAAATAATTGTACTTTGGAATGAAAGAAATCTTACCATTTTTATGTGTAAAGCACAGACCTATGCACAGCCTATAAACAAAAGTATATCTACCTCTACctctatatatctatatgtgtatctacctctatctatctatctatctatctatctatctatctatctatctatctgtctatctatatctgtctatctatctatctatttagaGTTAGGTAAAATTTTCATGGGGGAAAAATGGATGATTAGggaaaaaatcatgtataaataGGTTCTCTTTGGGgactagaatgaaaaaaaaaaagtttgggaaaTATAGCCCCAGATCATACTAACTTGCTGCAACTCTACCTTAACCTATCTCCATCAAATCAATGAAAACACCATAATATGAATTCAACATACGTTATTTAAAGCATGTGCAAAGAGCATAGGCATACACTAATGATATTAACCAAACAATCGAGAAGGAACTTAAGATATCCTAAAGTGCATCTCCTGACATTTAGCTGGGAAGAAAGTAAGCAGAGAAATCATCATGGAAAACACCACATCCTCCTTCAATGGCACATAATATTATgtgcactttttaaaatagattcaGTGGCAGGTTTGGAAACAGGTCACTTTGTAAGGTAGATTGTAAATCCATCACCCAACCTTTATTGTCCATTGAATTACCCCATTCTGTACATGAGGTCTTTGGACCTATTGACTAAGATAATAAGATGTGAGACAGGTTAAGTAAGTCAATAGATTCataatgaatttgcattttacttttgAAAGCTCAGAAGTTCAAACCAAATTTTATCATAGTTGTCAAATAGACAGATACCCATTTGTGATAGAATGAAGTCATAGAAAATTTAATGGAGTTAATTCACAATTCCTTCTTGTCTGCTCTTTATGTTACATGATTTATATGAAAAGCCACCTTGCTCCCATCACTTAGTCTGACACAACACAAAGACAGGCAGATGCCATtggtatttttaatgtttttttttgaaatattaatcaACAGTTAAAAATAGTatccccattcattcattcttaatTGTGAAAAAATAAGGTAATGCAGGCAAATGAACTTCCCAAATAATTTAACTGAGTATTTTATGGTAATAACTTTCACTTAAAGGAGCAGAACACAACATCCCATATGGTTTGATCAAGGACATCTCAGAGAGAAGCATTTGCAGGTGGACATAAATGGCTCTGTGGTGTCCCAGACTTTGTATTCTAAACATTCACCTTCACCCTGGGCTCTCTCATCTGAGTGCTTCTTGCAGATGCTCGGTGTCCGAAAGATTCTTGAAGATTGGTCTTCAGTTTTAACAAGGGTGCTGTCTCCTTTACATGTAGTCATGGTTTAAGTTGAAGGGAAAAAGTAATTTAGAGAAGGCATCttgctgaaataaattttaattaattttagtcAGATAGATAGGTaagtagatagatggatggagtAACACAAAAGTGGCCAATTCATCATGAATAGGTCAAAGCACATTACAAAATATTATGCTTATAATTAAAAAGAGCACCCTCATTAGCtcagaagaaatcagaaaaattattgAATACCATCCTCTTACTTTTGTTCATGAATGAAATTAGAACAAGAATGTTTAATATTGAGAGTCAATAAAGTGTAACAGTTATTGGGAAAAATTCTGGAACCAGAATTCCTTCATGGAAAACCCAGCTCCTCCAATTTCTAGCTGTGTGCTTTGGacacattattaatatttttgcctcagtttcctcatccataaaatgtagTTAAAAATAGCAACTTGCTTCATGCAAGGGATTAATTAAGGTAAAACTTTGTAAATATGTATGTCATGAGGTATTCTTTAATAACTTGTAGCTACTATTATTACATAATTACAGAGTCAGGTCTAGTCCAGAACAAGATTCAACATCAAAATATGAGTTAATTAGAGACAAGGATTTTGTCCACTCTGTAGCTTCAGCCTCagcagcacctagaacagtgtttCCCAATTTTAGCCAGTAAATTATTGTGGATGGAATGAATGTTCTCTTAGGTCTAGTTCCCTTTCTATTATGTAATGTCATGctattgtaaatttgtaaataacTGTACTTTGAAAATAGGGCATATTTAGCTACTCATTTTAATAGAGGCAATTACTAATTCATTAGAATATGAATTTAAGGCTTTTGTTTCACACTTACTTGGCAAAGATTTAATCTagataataaaatctaaaatatgtCTAATCCTACCTGAGAGAGTGATTTCCCAGAGCTGTCATGGACTAGAAAAACCTTTAGTATCTATAACCAATTTATCACATAGGGACAAAATCCCTCGGGTTCAATTATTTCTAGCAGAAAGTCATTCCGACTATGAACATCCAATAATGTTTATCCTTCTGAAAATCCCAAACTCATTGAGGACATGATTCTTACCCACTCTCCAATATCATCAGGGAATGAAATCTCCTAAGAATGGTGAGGCAATAGGATTCATTATTTattctaatttaaatttaaacttttttttatttttgacttgGGAAATATTATGTTCTTTGGTTTATAACATGTAAGAAAAATTGTATAGTATATGGAGAGAATATTGAATTCTGAAATTTCattggaaaatcaattaatttgaTTTTCCATTAAATGGACTAGCCATTTGCTGATTCTGGACCTTGTACCATatcctttaatttaaatattatccattggtgtatttatatataatataggtGTTTTGGTGATTTTCTACTTGCTTCTTCTAATTCCAGCCCAGATCTGTCTCTTGCTTTGTGCACCTGGATTTTAACCCCTATAAGCCACAACGAAAGGGCTCTTTGGTGACTGGTTTCCAACTGAGTTTGCCAATGGGAGttgggaaggaaagaggaggagaTCAATGTTTCTCTCATTCTCTTCCGGATTCATTTTGAAGATGTTGGAATGACTGAAGCCCTTCAAGATGAACTTGAGCCCAGGTGTATGTTAGAGAAGAGGGTGGCAAAAGTCCTTCTTCCTTGTTCCAGTTCTCATGGGACTTTCTATTGTCCTTCAGTTCCAGGGGTGGAAATTGCTTTTTGTATTTAATCTCCAGGTGCTTCAAATTCTTTGGCTGACTTCCTTAACTTTACTCCATTCTCTGCCTTTGCATTAAATCCTTTTCAGGTAAGCCATCTGAGTGAACGTTGTTTCATGCCATATCCCTGACCCAGGCCAAAGCAGCACATAGTAGTTAATCAATCAAAATGCTGTAGCAGCAGTAATAATTATTGTGATGGCAATTATTGTTTTTGTCAAAGACTTGGGATATTTGTAGCTCACCATTGTTGGAGTGTAAAGGAGCTATTAAATAACAACTCCTCTGGAACCCTGGATTAACTGAAGAATACACATAGAAGCCACATATTAAAATTACTGTCATTATTGCCTATAAATTTGAAGTTGAGAATGTGACTTATGAATAtgcttttctgttcctttctttgaCTTGAAATCACTCAGATGCAACAGAACAGCTAGATGAACTATtgctccttccttccattttcagAGAATGACCAGCCTTGGACATATAGAAAAGAAGAGAACATTTTGGGTTCAAGCAATGCAGCTGCTATGACCATTTCCATGatgtcaccaaactgttttcaccCTActcagggaggggcatgggtggTAGAGAGAAATTGGAATCTGAAGTGTcctccaaaacttttccacctAATATCATTTAAAAGTTACCTTCTATTCTTTCTAACCTGTCTAGCATCCCTATGTTGATACATCCACTTGAACTAATTTAATTTAAACTAACCTTGAAGTAGATCCCAGAGACTAATGAGGGATTCCCTGTATCTTGCATTTAATAGATGAGAAGAAATGATCTTAGGTCATtgatctggtttgctaatgctgctggaatacaaaacaccagaaatggattggcttttataaaagagggtttatttggttatacagttacagtcttaaggctataaattgTACAAGGTAATtcatcgacaattgggtaccttcactgaaggatggtcaatggcatctagaaaaactctgttagctgggaaggcatgtggctggtatctgcttgtgcccatgttgcatttcaaaatggcattctccaaaatgtctgcatcagctttcaatggccaccttcaaaatTTCTGTCTCAGCTATAGCACTGAGCTCCTTATGCCTGaacttatataaggctctagttaactaatcaaggcccacactgaacgggcatggccacacctccatggaaatactgaactgatagtttccaacctaattcacactaatatgtctgaccacacaagattgcattaaagagtatggctttttctggggaacataatatatacaaaccagcacagtcatcaTGAGATAAATACTTATTTATATGAATAGCCATTATGTTTATAACCCTCTACCCACTATCACTGTTTAATTGTAATTCATTGTCtcttcattaaatattaattcaGCACCTAAAATTTTGTGCATATCTCTACAGGAGATACCAAGAGGAAACTGATATTATttctgtcttcagagttcatatAGTCcagtaaaagaaacagaaaagctagAGAAGGAGGCAAAGGCCATAAAGGAGGCAAAAACAATTGCCATGTAGAGGGAATACTATTCCAGCTGAGGACATGTCAAacactgcttttaaaaatgctttgtgATTATGAAGACACGAGCACATTTAtaactgttctaaaattgatcctatttataaatgggtatAGGGTGTTTTTGCATTTATGAAAAGCTACTACTACATCTAATGATTAACTCTTAAATTAGGATTCTACTCATTAGAATGTGACTTTTGTAAACACATCCAACGAGAGGCATAAAGATGTCTCATGGGTGAAGTCTTGAGGAATTCTTCATGATGAGAGTCTGAAGGTAGGCCATTCAGgaataaatcttcccatttttgTGTCCTTTGGGCAGACTGAGAAATAACTATACCTTCACTAGTAAGTCtgacaaattttaaaatctaaatctgTATGACAGAAACATCATATTGTTTGATTTCTTCCTATTTCCTCTTATAAAACATAGGTAGAAGTTAGTAGTGACTGTAAGAATTGCCACACTAAGTCAAAACCACAGGCTGACAGACCCTGGTCTTTTCCTGACAAAGAGGGTCAGTGACTCGTAGGCAGGACCTGCAAACATCCCTCACCCAATTTACAGATCCATATTTAGAAATAAGCTAAGGATTAGAGTAGATGTACATGTTGAACAATACATGGAATCAGAAAGTTCATGAAGGAGTTACATCATTACCATGGCTAAATAAACAACTACTAAAAACcactccccagagattcagcaaataaaaggacaaatcccatttTTTCAGAATGCTGCAGAAAgtaaagactggagaaagatGCCCCAAATGTTGagttgaagaaagagagaaatttaaGTTAGGAAACCTCCACCCTGTATTGGCCTGTCCTATTCCATCACCCTCACTTGGTCCCATTCATCTTGGAAAATGACCAGAGGGAGTGGCCAGAACACTTCCCACCTCCAAATCAGGGCACAGTCTATAAAATCTCTTACATCAGTGTGATAGATCCTCACTTATATCCAGAcagagacccaagtccacagGAACCCAGGGCATGACTcaagtggtggggtgggggtgagggataGAATGCAAACAGACAGCAAGGAAGAGCTTCCAGAGAATTAGGCTTGAATGGTAGAATCCTCTCCAATGGTGGCAAGTAGCCAGACAGAAACTctctgaatcaactgtttggggacctgAGGGATGGAGGATGAaaattcaaggcccaggtcagagAAGGATGAGTCAGAGAAAACATGGACACACACTGTAACCCCTTATTTCCATTCTCCTCTCTTGAGCAACACAGCAGTTGGTGTCCTGATCTTTGtctgggaacagctgcagacTTGGTGGCTATAGGAATTCACCTTCCCAAGTATAGGGCAGGCCAGTGAAGTGAGAGCACAcaaccccacagtttcagccccaaCTGGTCAGAAGCTGCTGGGTTCCAGAaagtaaacagcttctgaggatgataaTTAaccaaagagcaccatctgctagaATTTCAGACAGCTCAGGGGAAGACAGCAGGGCTTTCCATGCCCAGGTTCACAAGAGCAGTTCTACAACCTCTGCATGGGTACCCAGCCatgttttggctgagaaaaaaCTGATgacccaactgtcaaagaagtgccctaatacaaaccaAGGTAACAAATAAATCCTAGACACTTGAGAGAACTGACCATCAGAATAGTCATCTGTGACACCTTCAGAATAGTCTCATCAAGataaacagatgaacagataTCATCAAAAAATCTCAAGCCACTTTaatacacaaaaagaaatagcccagtcaaagtaacaaataaaaaaaaatcagaggaggcAAGGActctggaaaaactaatcaaagatgttcaaacaaatttcctgaatcagttcaaagaaatgaagacaaatgtgtttaaagagataaaggatattaagaaaacactagaaaagcataaagaagaatttgaaggaatatatagaaaaataatagacattatagaaataaaagacaatgtagatgataaaaaatattctagcagcagatttcaaggggcagaagaaaggatcaatgaggTAGGAGACAAAGAAACCAAATTTGAATAGACAAGAGAACTAATCGAGTAAAAATGGATAAATGTGAGGAGGGTATCAgtgaaatgattgacaacacaaagtcCACTAGCATACGGATCATGGgtatccctgaaggagaagagagggaaaaagtcacagaagaatacttgaagaaataatggctgaaaattccccaatacttacaaaagacataaatatgcaattcCAAAAGCCCaaggtactccaaacagaataaatcagaaCTGATCCACTCTTAGAAACAtgc of the Choloepus didactylus isolate mChoDid1 chromosome 21, mChoDid1.pri, whole genome shotgun sequence genome contains:
- the LOC119518298 gene encoding olfactory receptor 1030-like yields the protein MLKKNYTPVTEFILLGLTDDAELQPVLFAVFLLIHLTTVTGNMTMILLIRSDTKLDTPMYFFLSHLSFVDVCYSTTVTPQMLVNFLSKRKTIFFIGCFIQFHFFIALVTTDYYMLTVMAYDHYVAIYKPLLYGSKMSRRTCFSLVAAPYIYGFQTILMLCLSFCGPNETNHFYCADPPLLVLTCSDTYVKETAMFVVAGFSHTCSITIILISYIFIFVAILGIHSTEGRSKAFSMCASHLVSVTVFYRTLLCMYLKPTSEISLEQGKIVAVFYIFVSPLLNPFIYSLRNKDVKRTIREVIQKKLYAK